From Agrobacterium tumefaciens, a single genomic window includes:
- a CDS encoding ABC transporter ATP-binding protein, whose protein sequence is MNISANDLHWSAGSLEIVRGASFDVRSGEFFGIIGPNGSGKSTLLSMLAGIRRPRRGNVMVEGRPLLSFGRRELARKLALVEQQAETTERISARQAVELGRTPYLGPLSGWSQKDDAIVDTALSDVDMSDKAERSWHHLSGGERQRLHIARALAQESRILLLDEPTNHLDIGHQIGLLDLVRKQGLTVVAALHDLNHAAMFCDRIAVMDKGQIVAIGSPHEVLTAARIGAVFGVEAVVTTDESGFCHIRFLPAHRQENSPKRVSII, encoded by the coding sequence ATGAACATTTCAGCGAACGATTTGCACTGGAGCGCCGGAAGTCTCGAGATCGTACGCGGAGCATCATTTGATGTGCGTTCCGGCGAGTTTTTTGGGATCATCGGCCCGAACGGGTCCGGCAAGAGCACGCTCCTGTCGATGTTGGCGGGAATACGCCGTCCGCGTCGTGGCAACGTAATGGTGGAAGGCCGTCCGCTTTTATCTTTCGGTCGCCGCGAACTTGCCCGAAAACTGGCACTTGTCGAGCAGCAGGCTGAAACTACGGAACGAATTTCCGCACGGCAGGCCGTTGAACTCGGCCGGACACCCTATCTCGGGCCGCTTTCCGGCTGGTCGCAAAAGGATGATGCCATCGTCGATACGGCACTCTCGGACGTCGATATGTCTGATAAGGCCGAACGGAGCTGGCACCATCTGTCAGGCGGCGAGCGCCAGCGATTGCACATTGCGCGCGCATTGGCGCAGGAATCCCGGATACTGCTCCTGGACGAGCCGACCAACCATCTCGATATCGGTCATCAGATTGGCCTCCTCGATCTCGTGCGCAAGCAGGGGTTGACGGTGGTCGCGGCTCTTCACGACCTCAATCATGCGGCGATGTTTTGCGACCGGATTGCCGTCATGGATAAGGGCCAGATTGTCGCCATTGGATCGCCGCACGAGGTTCTTACCGCCGCGCGCATTGGCGCAGTTTTTGGTGTCGAGGCTGTGGTCACGACAGACGAGAGCGGCTTCTGCCACATTCGCTTTTTGCCTGCGCACAGGCAGGAAAATTCACCGAAAAGGGTATCAATAATATGA
- a CDS encoding iron ABC transporter permease has product MSAAVAALVLLIAALVAGAAIGETSIPFDVVVKTIANRVFHAGYPLEPLDEGIVWSYRLSRAVVAACCGASLALAGAVLQSLLRNPLADPYILGISAGASTGAVAVALLGFGAGMLTMPVGALIGAFIAFTLVSLLAIRAGHGNSAIILAGVAGSQLFNALTSFVVTKSANAEQARGIMFWLLGNLSGVRWPDVWLALPVCLVGLAVCLWHARALDAFSFGANAAASLGVPVRGVYAVLICVSATMTAVMVSLVGSIGFIGLVIPHAARMLVGVRHAILLPVTALTGAVFMIVADILSRIVIPGQVLPIGVITALFGAPAFAFLLGQKRVGR; this is encoded by the coding sequence GTGAGTGCGGCCGTTGCCGCACTTGTTCTACTGATTGCCGCGCTTGTTGCAGGTGCGGCCATCGGTGAGACGTCGATCCCCTTCGATGTCGTTGTCAAAACCATAGCCAATCGGGTTTTCCATGCGGGTTATCCACTCGAACCGCTCGATGAGGGGATCGTCTGGAGTTACAGATTAAGCAGGGCCGTGGTGGCTGCCTGTTGCGGTGCCTCGCTTGCTCTAGCAGGGGCCGTGTTGCAATCACTCCTGCGTAATCCCCTTGCAGATCCTTACATCCTAGGCATTTCCGCGGGTGCATCGACCGGGGCTGTCGCCGTCGCCCTGCTCGGTTTCGGGGCTGGGATGCTGACGATGCCTGTCGGTGCATTGATCGGCGCTTTCATTGCTTTCACGCTCGTCAGCCTGCTCGCAATTCGGGCGGGACATGGCAATAGCGCCATCATCCTGGCTGGTGTCGCGGGCTCGCAGCTCTTTAATGCGCTTACCTCATTCGTCGTGACAAAATCCGCAAACGCCGAACAGGCGCGCGGCATCATGTTCTGGCTGCTTGGAAACCTTTCCGGTGTTCGCTGGCCTGATGTCTGGTTGGCGCTCCCGGTCTGCCTGGTTGGGCTTGCCGTCTGCTTGTGGCATGCGCGAGCACTCGATGCATTTTCCTTCGGCGCGAATGCAGCCGCATCTCTCGGTGTTCCTGTCCGCGGTGTCTATGCAGTATTGATCTGCGTTTCGGCCACGATGACGGCAGTGATGGTGTCGCTGGTCGGTTCAATCGGCTTTATCGGGTTGGTCATTCCGCACGCCGCGCGCATGTTGGTCGGAGTTCGCCACGCCATTCTCCTGCCTGTGACGGCGTTGACGGGTGCGGTCTTCATGATCGTCGCCGACATTCTGTCCCGTATCGTTATTCCCGGACAGGTTTTGCCGATCGGGGTTATCACGGCGCTGTTTGGCGCGCCTGCCTTCGCGTTCCTTCTTGGACAGAAGAGGGTCGGGCGATGA
- a CDS encoding ABC transporter substrate-binding protein: MFEFKPLSFGAALFASAVAVFPLAQPVHAAETTYPLTINNCGREITFKQAPTRTVSVGQSTTEVLYLLGLSEKVAGTALWIGPVLTGYEDANAKIERLADNDPSFEAVIGKKPDLVTTQFQWQIGPEGVVATPEQFEELGIPVYTSPADCMGKDNSGGGDGVRNEVFTMDLIYQEVRDLAKIFNVQDRGEEIVNDLKTREEAARAKLASAEGKLSAVFWFSSAELDIDPYVAGRKGAPGYIMSALGIKNVIESDEEWPTVGWETVAKANPTIIVAGKMDRRRFPADDVVVKREFLASDPVASIMPAVKEGHIFDMDAQAMNPTIRTIEGIETLADAIAASGLAK, from the coding sequence ATGTTCGAATTTAAACCTTTGTCCTTTGGCGCGGCCTTGTTTGCATCTGCCGTTGCTGTTTTTCCCCTCGCGCAGCCGGTACATGCCGCCGAAACCACCTATCCGCTGACAATCAACAATTGCGGTCGCGAGATCACTTTCAAGCAGGCTCCGACACGCACCGTATCCGTAGGTCAGAGTACAACGGAAGTTCTTTACCTGCTCGGACTTTCCGAGAAAGTCGCCGGTACGGCTCTGTGGATCGGCCCGGTCCTGACAGGCTACGAGGACGCCAATGCCAAGATTGAGCGATTGGCCGATAACGATCCAAGCTTTGAAGCAGTGATCGGCAAAAAGCCGGATCTGGTGACGACACAATTTCAGTGGCAGATAGGCCCAGAAGGTGTCGTTGCGACCCCCGAGCAATTCGAGGAACTGGGCATTCCGGTCTACACCTCTCCTGCCGACTGCATGGGCAAGGACAATTCGGGTGGTGGTGACGGCGTGCGAAACGAAGTTTTCACGATGGATCTGATCTATCAGGAGGTTCGCGATCTCGCGAAGATCTTCAACGTTCAGGATCGCGGCGAAGAAATCGTCAATGACCTCAAAACGCGTGAGGAAGCGGCGCGCGCCAAGCTCGCGTCGGCTGAAGGAAAGCTTTCTGCCGTCTTCTGGTTCTCCAGCGCCGAACTCGATATCGATCCCTATGTCGCCGGTCGCAAGGGTGCACCGGGTTACATCATGTCTGCACTTGGCATTAAAAACGTCATCGAAAGCGATGAGGAATGGCCGACCGTCGGTTGGGAAACCGTGGCCAAGGCCAATCCGACCATCATCGTGGCCGGAAAGATGGACCGCCGTCGCTTCCCCGCAGATGATGTCGTTGTGAAACGCGAATTCCTTGCCAGCGATCCCGTTGCAAGCATCATGCCCGCAGTCAAGGAAGGCCACATATTCGACATGGATGCGCAGGCCATGAACCCGACGATCCGGACGATCGAAGGAATCGAGACGCTGGCTGATGCGATTGCCGCATCCGGCCTCGCCAAGTGA
- a CDS encoding Rrf2 family transcriptional regulator, with protein MLTKKGKYGLKALVDLARLPPGETAFVTEIATRNNIPKKFLDTILLELRNTGILRSKKGPNGGYSLSKMPNEIMIGQVIRTLDGPLAPIRCASRTAFEACDDCDDPDNCQVRLSMTDVRDAIATILDNMTLAQFVEKDAASAQSIPAGK; from the coding sequence ATGCTGACGAAAAAAGGCAAATACGGACTGAAGGCTCTCGTTGATCTGGCACGCCTTCCGCCTGGTGAGACGGCCTTCGTGACCGAGATTGCAACGCGCAACAATATTCCAAAGAAATTCCTCGATACGATCCTTCTGGAATTGCGAAATACCGGCATTCTGCGTTCAAAAAAGGGTCCGAACGGCGGTTATTCGCTGTCGAAAATGCCAAACGAGATCATGATCGGACAGGTCATCCGGACGCTTGATGGCCCCTTGGCACCCATCCGTTGCGCCAGCCGCACCGCTTTCGAAGCATGCGATGACTGTGACGATCCGGATAACTGTCAGGTAAGGTTGTCGATGACAGACGTTCGAGACGCCATCGCAACCATCCTCGACAATATGACACTGGCCCAGTTCGTGGAAAAGGACGCCGCAAGCGCTCAATCCATCCCAGCCGGCAAATAA
- a CDS encoding acyl-CoA dehydrogenase, which produces MGSVTQFNEKIRSVPPQLFADDDILTAARAIARRCGLETADRVHEAMSHSGLLSLSVPSDLGGADVTNDILAQVVTIIAEADADVARRLADHFKALEFVRNAGSEDQRRALFARAGFGETFFLVADSPDPEHPVLLGDDLSFWVSDARLTSVRSDVDWIVMPALNYLRQPVLVVVKNRRSAAVETDLRVDDVLPLTLGAENLPISVATLLRAAILLGQTQCILSDLIERSPTNEGVTALEVGEAYLGTELLKAQIARVAAIIDAAQVGAEHVTVQSVRHSAAALEILMTRMRSAVTDSTIHPVAVLGSDLLSR; this is translated from the coding sequence ATGGGTTCTGTTACGCAGTTCAATGAGAAGATACGCTCCGTTCCGCCACAACTTTTCGCTGACGACGATATCCTGACCGCAGCGCGCGCAATTGCCCGTAGATGCGGCCTGGAGACGGCTGACCGGGTCCACGAGGCGATGTCGCATTCGGGACTGCTTTCGCTATCTGTTCCAAGCGATCTCGGTGGTGCGGACGTGACAAACGATATTCTGGCGCAGGTTGTAACGATTATCGCAGAAGCGGATGCTGATGTTGCGCGGCGCCTTGCTGATCACTTCAAAGCTCTGGAGTTTGTTCGCAACGCCGGGAGTGAAGATCAACGTAGAGCGCTCTTTGCCCGGGCAGGTTTTGGAGAGACATTTTTTCTGGTTGCAGATTCTCCAGATCCGGAGCACCCGGTACTGCTCGGGGACGACTTGTCATTTTGGGTTTCCGATGCGCGGCTGACGTCTGTTCGTTCCGATGTCGACTGGATCGTCATGCCCGCGCTCAATTATCTTCGCCAGCCCGTGCTCGTCGTGGTGAAAAACCGGCGATCCGCTGCCGTGGAGACGGACCTGCGCGTCGATGACGTGTTGCCGCTCACCTTAGGCGCAGAAAACCTTCCGATTTCGGTCGCAACCCTGCTGCGCGCGGCAATTCTGCTTGGACAGACGCAGTGCATCCTATCCGATCTGATTGAACGCAGCCCGACAAATGAAGGTGTCACAGCGCTTGAAGTCGGCGAGGCCTATCTTGGGACCGAGTTGTTGAAGGCGCAAATCGCGCGTGTCGCAGCAATCATCGATGCGGCACAGGTCGGGGCTGAGCATGTTACTGTTCAATCCGTCCGGCATAGCGCCGCCGCTCTCGAGATATTGATGACCAGAATGAGAAGCGCCGTGACAGACAGCACAATTCATCCGGTCGCTGTTCTCGGTAGTGACCTGCTCAGTCGGTAG
- a CDS encoding flavin reductase, with protein sequence MTVQFAANDEQFRAAKGSVSDRVADADSLKVALRALGGGVSLVTAGEGELRTGATVTSATALSVDPPRMLVALNRSSSTWPIVQRFGHLAINIIGEHHQFVANQFAGIGGLKGVERYRGAEWTRLASGAPILEDAVAAIDCTVEEAIERHSHVIVIGKVEAIRIGNGGSLVYQNGRYHALG encoded by the coding sequence ATGACAGTGCAATTTGCCGCAAATGATGAACAGTTCAGGGCTGCAAAGGGGAGCGTTTCGGACCGTGTCGCCGATGCCGATAGTCTGAAGGTTGCGCTCAGAGCGCTTGGCGGCGGTGTCAGTCTCGTGACGGCAGGTGAGGGTGAGTTGCGCACTGGCGCAACGGTGACCTCGGCCACTGCCTTGTCTGTCGATCCTCCAAGAATGCTCGTCGCCCTGAACCGGTCTTCCTCGACCTGGCCGATTGTGCAACGCTTTGGCCACCTTGCCATCAATATTATCGGCGAGCACCACCAGTTCGTTGCAAACCAGTTTGCCGGCATCGGTGGCCTGAAGGGCGTTGAGCGTTATCGCGGCGCGGAGTGGACCAGGCTCGCCAGCGGGGCACCGATATTGGAAGACGCCGTCGCGGCCATCGATTGCACGGTGGAAGAGGCCATCGAACGGCACAGCCATGTCATCGTCATCGGCAAGGTGGAAGCAATCCGGATCGGCAATGGTGGCTCGCTTGTCTACCAGAATGGTCGCTATCACGCGCTGGGCTAA